DNA sequence from the Orcinus orca chromosome 2, mOrcOrc1.1, whole genome shotgun sequence genome:
AGAAAAGGCCTCTGTTACTCGGGACATCATCAGTGCTACATCTCCTTTCCGATTCTGAAACAAAGTGCTACAACTTTAAAGATTGTTATCCGCTGTtcatccaccccctcccccaaaacaaaaacaaaaacgcatGCCACTTTTTAtttcaggacaaaaaaaaaaaaaggaataaaaaagtaaacaacttTAAAAGTCATTTAAGTGTTGGCTTCTTCACAAGAAATTACACATGCTTAGCTTAGATTTCAAAAAAGCAGcgccctccccccccaaaattataatttaaaatatatgcttcCCCTCTACATAGCTCGGGAGTCATCGCTCAGGCTactactgagtttttaaaaaacaaacaaaaaaaagaaacaaaaaaaagaaacaaaaaactgaagaagGGATGGATACCCAACAAAATCTCTTAAAGGAATTTcaacagaaagaataataataaaaagtaccTGCACAtgccaaaacaattacaaaacccaataaatacagaaattattGCACAGTTAAAAGGCTCCACAATTTTTACTGCCTTAATTAACCCTCGGGTTTCCATAGGACTTCGCAGACACAGGTTAGGTTGGAGGGCCGCCTCCCCTGGGGCCCCGGGGGCTCGCAGGGGGTGCcgagcagcggcggcggcgacaCGGAGGCAAGTGTCAGGTCAGCATTCTCTCGCTTGGCGACGGGGCTACTGTACAGGTGCGCGGGGGCCGCGCGCGCTTAGCTCCTCTCGGCCTGCTCGATTTTGACGTCGTTAGTCAGCAAGTGCTCGCCGTGCcactttttcatgtgtttctccAGGGTGCTGTAGACGCTGAAGGGCATCTGGCAGATGTCGCAGCGGTACACCTCCTTGCCGATCTGCCCGTGCGTCTTCATGTGGCGCGTGAGCTTGCTGCTCTGCGCGCACGCGTAGTTGCACAGCTCGCACTTGTAAGGCCGCTCGCCGGTGTGGCTCCGCCGGTGCACCGTCAGGTTGCTGCAGTTCTTGAACACCTTGCCGCAGTACTCGCACGTGTCGCTGCGCCGGCCCTCCTTGGAGCTCGGCCTCCCGGGGCCCGGGCCGCCCAGGTGCGGCGTGCTGCCCCCGCTGGCCGTGCCGCTGCGGCCCGACAGCCCGCCGTCCAGCAGGTCCCCGGGCGGCGTGGAGAAGCGCAGGCTGCCGTTCTCGGACGAGTGCTCGGACGACGTGGCGAAGGGCGACTGGCGCGCGTCCGTGAAGCCCAGGAAGGGGTCCTTCATGAAGTGCCGCGACGCCGCGTAGCCCACGAGCCACTGCGAGTACACGTTCTCGGACGGGATGAGCGCGGCGGGCGGCAGCTCCAGGTCCTTCTCCACCTTGATGCGCTTGGCCGCGCTGTTGAGCCCGGGGCTGGGCAGAGGCGCCGGCTTGCGCGGGAAGAGGCCCGGGAAGGGCTCGGCGCCCGGCGCAAAGCCGCCGCCGCGCCCGTTGACCGCGCCGCCCGGGCCCGCGTCGCCGCAGCCGCCCGCGTCGTCGTCGTCGCCCGGGTCCCCGCCGCCCGCCGAGCGCTTCAGGAAGGCGCCGCGCTTCTGCTTGTCGGCCAGCAGCTCGCCGTAGGGCGGCAGCGCGCCCAGGCCCACGTTCTCCATGACCTTGCCCAGCACCAGCGCCTTCTCGTCGGCCAGCGCCTTGGCCGCGCCGCCCACGCCGCCGCCCGCGCCCGGCACCCCGgccacgccgccgccgccgccaccgccgccgccgttCTCCCGGTTGCGGCTCAGCTCCGAGTCCATGCTGAAGCTCGACTCGGGCCGGCTCTCGTTCTCCAGCAGCAgctcctcctcctcgtcctcctcctcctcgtcttCCTCCTCAGGCTCGTGGCCCAGCGACGGGTCGCTCTCGTGGTGGCGGAAGTCGCCGTCGGCCGCCTTGAGGCCCTCGCCGGCCAGCTCGCTGGTGCCGGGCTCCGGGGAGCTGGCGGCCGAGAGCCCGTCGTCGGAGCGGCCGGCCAGGGAGCCGG
Encoded proteins:
- the BCL11B gene encoding B-cell lymphoma/leukemia 11B isoform X6 — translated: MSRRKQGNPQHLSQRELITRKDEPSSYICTTCKQPFNSAWFLLQHAQNTHGFRIYLEPGPASSSLTPRLTIPPPLGPEAVAQSPLMNFLGDSNPFNLLRMTGPILRDHPGFGEGRLPGTPPLFSPPPRHHLDPHRLSAEEMGLVAQHPSAFDRVMRLNPMAIDSPAMDFSRRLRELAGNSSTPPPVSPGRGNPMHRLLNPFQPSPKSPFLSTPPLPPMPPGGTPPPQPPAKSKSCEFCGKTFKFQSNLIVHRRSHTGEKPYKCQLCDHACSQASKLKRHMKTHMHKAGSLAGRSDDGLSAASSPEPGTSELAGEGLKAADGDFRHHESDPSLGHEPEEEDEEEEDEEEELLLENESRPESSFSMDSELSRNRENGGGGGGGGGVAGVPGAGGGVGGAAKALADEKALVLGKVMENVGLGALPPYGELLADKQKRGAFLKRSAGGGDPGDDDDAGGCGDAGPGGAVNGRGGGFAPGAEPFPGLFPRKPAPLPSPGLNSAAKRIKVEKDLELPPAALIPSENVYSQWLVGYAASRHFMKDPFLGFTDARQSPFATSSEHSSENGSLRFSTPPGDLLDGGLSGRSGTASGGSTPHLGGPGPGRPSSKEGRRSDTCEYCGKVFKNCSNLTVHRRSHTGERPYKCELCNYACAQSSKLTRHMKTHGQIGKEVYRCDICQMPFSVYSTLEKHMKKWHGEHLLTNDVKIEQAERS
- the BCL11B gene encoding B-cell lymphoma/leukemia 11B isoform X4, producing the protein MSRRKQGNPQHLSQRELITPEPEHVEATILEEDEGLEIEEPSSLGLMVGGPDPDLLTCGQCQMNFPLGDILVFIEHKKKQCGGSLGGCYDKGLDKGSPPPSSRSELRKVSEPVEIGIQVTPDEDDHLLSPTKGICPKQENIAGKDEPSSYICTTCKQPFNSAWFLLQHAQNTHGFRIYLEPGPASSSLTPRLTIPPPLGPEAVAQSPLMNFLGDSNPFNLLRMTGPILRDHPGFGEGRLPGTPPLFSPPPRHHLDPHRLSAEEMGLVAQHPSAFDRVMRLNPMAIDSPAMDFSRRLRELAGNSSTPPPVSPGRGNPMHRLLNPFQPSPKSPFLSTPPLPPMPPGGTPPPQPPAKSKSCEFCGKTFKFQSNLIVHRRSHTGEKPYKCQLCDHACSQASKLKRHMKTHMHKAGSLAGRSDDGLSAASSPEPGTSELAGEGLKAADGDFRHHESDPSLGHEPEEEDEEEEDEEEELLLENESRPESSFSMDSELSRNRENGGGGGGGGGVAGVPGAGGGVGGAAKALADEKALVLGKVMENVGLGALPPYGELLADKQKRGAFLKRSAGGGDPGDDDDAGGCGDAGPGGAVNGRGGGFAPGAEPFPGLFPRKPAPLPSPGLNSAAKRIKVEKDLELPPAALIPSENVYSQWLVGYAASRHFMKDPFLGFTDARQSPFATSSEHSSENGSLRFSTPPGDLLDGGLSGRSGTASGGSTPHLGGPGPGRPSSKEGRRSDTCEYCGKVFKNCSNLTVHRRSHTGERPYKCELCNYACAQSSKLTRHMKTHGQIGKEVYRCDICQMPFSVYSTLEKHMKKWHGEHLLTNDVKIEQAERS
- the BCL11B gene encoding B-cell lymphoma/leukemia 11B isoform X5; this encodes MSRRKQGNPQHLSQRELITQPEHVEATILEEDEGLEIEEPSSLGLMVGGPDPDLLTCGQCQMNFPLGDILVFIEHKKKQCGGSLGGCYDKGLDKGSPPPSSRSELRKVSEPVEIGIQVTPDEDDHLLSPTKGICPKQENIAGKDEPSSYICTTCKQPFNSAWFLLQHAQNTHGFRIYLEPGPASSSLTPRLTIPPPLGPEAVAQSPLMNFLGDSNPFNLLRMTGPILRDHPGFGEGRLPGTPPLFSPPPRHHLDPHRLSAEEMGLVAQHPSAFDRVMRLNPMAIDSPAMDFSRRLRELAGNSSTPPPVSPGRGNPMHRLLNPFQPSPKSPFLSTPPLPPMPPGGTPPPQPPAKSKSCEFCGKTFKFQSNLIVHRRSHTGEKPYKCQLCDHACSQASKLKRHMKTHMHKAGSLAGRSDDGLSAASSPEPGTSELAGEGLKAADGDFRHHESDPSLGHEPEEEDEEEEDEEEELLLENESRPESSFSMDSELSRNRENGGGGGGGGGVAGVPGAGGGVGGAAKALADEKALVLGKVMENVGLGALPPYGELLADKQKRGAFLKRSAGGGDPGDDDDAGGCGDAGPGGAVNGRGGGFAPGAEPFPGLFPRKPAPLPSPGLNSAAKRIKVEKDLELPPAALIPSENVYSQWLVGYAASRHFMKDPFLGFTDARQSPFATSSEHSSENGSLRFSTPPGDLLDGGLSGRSGTASGGSTPHLGGPGPGRPSSKEGRRSDTCEYCGKVFKNCSNLTVHRRSHTGERPYKCELCNYACAQSSKLTRHMKTHGQIGKEVYRCDICQMPFSVYSTLEKHMKKWHGEHLLTNDVKIEQAERS